A portion of the Chelmon rostratus isolate fCheRos1 chromosome 15, fCheRos1.pri, whole genome shotgun sequence genome contains these proteins:
- the ky gene encoding kyphoscoliosis peptidase, with translation MSAKVATQKFSFPFSCAAHRCQQDEVTQKGCVQVKALALHDLQENPILSKQSPAAVIGALVHNENQVQESSKPPPGADVAPAQVLVCAKASQSAVLSRQNVSEKLMVESEDQRPVAKRQLSSESAARTITVVKKSAVRKEAEEQRHLKPKAHLGQRVSPCAVAAGQRRRRKDLFTNSEVFHRVDSHVIRAGAELKEKCVYDVKLIVQSITKGARNELERLRAIWVWLCHNIEYDVSGYLGHSEKLSSPEDVIAAGRGVCCGYSNLCTEMCREVGIECQEVPGHSKGIGYRQGQSLKNVKSDHLWNGVLLGGQWFLLDACWGAGRVDMEHESFVKRFDDFYFLTDPEEFIDSHFPDEEKWQLLDMPITVGEFERRVFKTSAFFTMGLRLIQPHHSHIVTDDGEATVSLGFSRPATFTYEITQHQDLLHCGASEQKESSNSSHGLLTVSHRSMKLQLLPPASGAYDVKVFARPESATTHLIWVCSFTVECPTPRAMEEIPENPFLSWGLQPVAGSLGVAGSSQGSEVAEVEEGVFELTLKTSRPLMVLCELVHPGLEAAVAKRCLLTQIQPNVLTCHVLCPLHGFYRLSVFVRDYEKTEVKFQNAANFLLHCKGKVVGPDELFPPNLGSACGPGTRTSEAGLSKFSHTTPLVTTQQGKCNITFHNQRDLELHTVLSREESRTAAIPLSRHLFCTYTDSKVTVSVSLPDPGVYRLGLYARLTPGGDFNPMCDFVLRNSCDQPGPPFPCVYSAWRKGCVLFEPRVGLLEPLSWVRFRVRVPGAQRVSVVGETRTDLKLNKSRVWEGEVSSGNGLRQLKLAAASGDSGDMAVLMTFDIKQLEREV, from the exons ATGTCAGCTAAAGTTGCAACTCAGAAGTTCTCCTTCCCCTTCTCCTGTGCTGCACACCGTTGTCAGCAAGATGAGGTGACCCAGAAGGGATGCGTACAGGTGAAGGCCCTGGCACTTCATGACCTTCAGGAGAATCCGATCTTAAGCAAACAGAGTCCTGCTGCAGTTATAGGAGCCCTGGTACATAATGAGAACCAGGTCCAGGAGAGTTCAAAGCCTCCTCCTGGGGCAGACGTGGCACCTGCCCAGGTCCTGGTCTGTGCCAAAGCTTCGCAGAGCGCTGTGCTCTCCAGGCAGAACGTGTCTGAGAAACTGATGGTTGAAAGTGAAGATCAGCGTCCAGTGGCGAAGAGGCAGTTGTCGTCCGAGAGCGCAGCCAGGACCATCACCGTGGTGAAGAAGAGCGCAGTGAGGAAGGAGGCTGAGGAACAGAGACACCTGAAACCGAAAGCACACCTGGGGCAGAGGGTGTCACCGTGCGCTGTGGCGGCAGGGCAGAGGAGGCGTCGAAAGGACCTCTTCACCAACTCTGAGGTCTTCCACAGGGTTGATTCACATGTCATCAGGGCAGGAGCAGAG ctgaaggaaaagtgtgtgtatgatgtAAAGTTGATAGTACAGAGCATCACAAAAGGAGCCAGAAATGAGCTGGAGAGGCTTCGTGCCATTTGGGTCTGGCTGTGCCACAACATCG AGTATGATGTGAGTGGGTACCTCGGCCACTCTGAGAAGCTGAGCTCCCCAGAGGACGTGATAGCGGCTGGTCGGGGTGTGTGCTGTGGCTACTCCAACCTCTGCACGGAGATGTGCAG agaGGTGGGCATCGAGTGCCAAGAAGTGCCAGGCCACAGTAAGGGCATTGGGTACCGTCAGGGCCAGAGCCTCAAGAATGTGAAATCTGATCACCTGTGGAACGGCGTGCTTCTGGGAGGACAGTGGTTCCTATTGGACGCCTGTTGGGGAGCGGGGCGAGTAGATATGGAACACGAAAGCTTCGTCAAAAG GTTCGATGATTTCTATTTCCTAACGGACCCGGAGGAGTTCATAGATTCACACTTCCCTGATGAGGAGAAATGGCAGCTCCTGGACATGCCCATCACTGTGGGGGAGTTTGAGAGGAGGGTCTTCAAGACCTCTGCCTTCTTCACCATGGGCCTCAGGCTGATTCAGCCTCATCATTCTCACATTGTCACAG ATGATGGCGAGGCAACCGTGTCCCTCGGCTTCTCCAGGCCTGCAACTTTTACCTATGAGATCACACAGCACCAGGACCTTCTCCACTGTGGAGCTTCAGAGCAGAAAGAGTCCAGCAACTCCTCCCACGGCCTCCTAACAGTCTCCCATCGGAGCATGAAGCTACAGCTCCTGCCGCCTGCAAGTGGCGCATACGATGTGAAGGTGTTTGCGAGACCCGAATCAGCCACGACGCATCTGATTTGGGTCTGCTCCTTTACGGTTGAGTGCCCGACCCCCAGGGCCATGGAGGAGATCCCAGAGAACCCGTTCTTGTCTTGGGGCCTGCAGCCTGTTGCAGGATCTCTTGGTGTCGCGGGCAGCAGCCAGGGCAGCGAGGTTGCTGAGGTGGAAGAAGGTGTCTTTGAATTGACGTTGAAGACGTCCAGGCCTCTGATGGTGCTGTGTGAACTGGTCCATCCAGGACTTGAAGCTGCTGTAGCCAAGCGATGCCTGCTTACTCAGATTCAACCGAATGTCCTGACCTGCCATGTCCTGTGTCCTTTGCACGGCTTCTACCGGCTGTCGGTGTTTGTGCGGGACTACGAGAAAACAGAAGTCAAGTTCCAGAACGCCGCAAACTTCCTGTTGCACTGCAAGGGGAAGGTGGTCGGTCCGGATGAGCTCTTCCCGCCTAACCTGGGCTCGGCCTGTGGGCCTGGGACCCGCACATCAGAGGCGGGGCTGTCCAAATTCAGCCACACGACACCGCTGGTGACTACCCAGCAAGGCAAGTGCAACATCACCTTCCACAACCAGCGGGACCTGGAGCTTCACACTGTgctcagcagagaggagagcagaacaGCAGCCATCCCGCTTTCCCGCCACCTCTtctgcacatacacagacagcaAGGTGACAGTGAGCGTCAGCCTGCCCGACCCTGGGGTGTATCGGCTGGGCCTGTATGCCAGGCTCACCCCCGGGGGAGATTTCAACCCCATGTGTGACTTTGTTCTGAGGAACAGCTGCGATCAGCCGGGGCCTCCTTTCCCCTGTGTCTACTCAGCCTGGAGAAAAGGCTGCGTGCTCTTCGAGCCTCGCGTGGGCCTGCTGGAGCCCCTCTCATGGGTCCGCTTCAGGGTGAGGGTCCCCGGGGCCCAGAGGGTGAGCGTGGTGGGAGAGACGAGAACTGATCTGAAACTGAACAAGAGCAGAGTGTGGGAGGGTGAGGTTTCCAGTGGAAACGGTCTCCGGCAGCTGAAACTGGCTGCCGCCTCGGGGGATTCCGGTGACATGGCTGTTTTGATGACCTTTGACATCAAGCAGTTGGAGAGAGAAGTGTGA